From Novosphingobium decolorationis, one genomic window encodes:
- a CDS encoding LLM class flavin-dependent oxidoreductase codes for MYADIQDDLEIVGIVNHRPGSVASGPLGRDFDPAYIRKAALEQEAAGYDRVLIANAAVMPESFAIGAHLSGVTSKLGFMMAHRPGPVQPTYAARHLATLDRLSEGRAAVHVIAGADDREVQADGAFNTKEERYRIAAEYVEVMRRVWSSEQPFDFDGEFYTYRDAFAMVRPHGGAMPVYWGGTSDLALDLCGKVADVYAQGGDTFEGAGELARKAHAAAARHGRDIKVLMTMVILLGETEDAAWERAMKLEQQVTERIAGGERGIVMGKHDKDEDKAAAGAFQRMLAQSKEGDRLDRCLWTGLNKAFKGRGNNSVLVGTPQQVADSLMEYRRLGITRFLLRSPEQDTDAALIGRELVPELKAQMAAAKAALA; via the coding sequence ATGTACGCGGATATTCAGGACGATCTGGAGATCGTCGGCATCGTCAACCACCGTCCCGGATCGGTGGCGAGTGGACCGCTAGGGCGCGATTTCGATCCCGCCTATATCCGCAAGGCCGCGCTGGAGCAGGAAGCGGCGGGATATGACCGGGTGCTGATCGCCAACGCTGCGGTCATGCCCGAGAGCTTTGCCATCGGCGCGCACCTCTCGGGCGTGACCTCCAAACTTGGCTTCATGATGGCGCATCGCCCGGGGCCGGTGCAGCCCACTTATGCCGCGCGCCATCTCGCAACGCTCGACCGCCTGAGCGAGGGCCGCGCGGCGGTCCACGTCATCGCCGGGGCCGATGACCGCGAAGTCCAGGCCGACGGCGCCTTCAACACCAAGGAAGAGCGCTACCGCATCGCCGCCGAATACGTGGAAGTCATGCGCCGCGTCTGGTCGAGCGAGCAGCCGTTCGACTTTGACGGCGAGTTCTACACATACCGTGACGCCTTTGCGATGGTGCGCCCGCACGGCGGGGCCATGCCGGTCTACTGGGGAGGCACCTCGGACCTGGCGCTCGACCTGTGCGGCAAGGTCGCCGACGTCTACGCGCAAGGGGGGGACACCTTTGAGGGGGCGGGCGAGCTGGCGCGCAAGGCGCATGCCGCGGCCGCGCGGCACGGGCGCGACATCAAGGTGCTGATGACCATGGTGATCCTCCTGGGCGAGACCGAGGATGCGGCCTGGGAGCGTGCGATGAAGCTGGAGCAGCAGGTGACCGAGCGCATCGCGGGCGGTGAGCGCGGCATCGTCATGGGCAAGCACGACAAGGACGAGGACAAGGCCGCCGCGGGCGCCTTCCAGCGCATGCTGGCGCAGTCCAAGGAGGGGGACCGCCTCGACCGCTGCCTGTGGACCGGGCTCAACAAGGCCTTCAAGGGGCGCGGCAACAATTCGGTTCTGGTCGGAACGCCGCAGCAGGTCGCCGACAGCCTGATGGAATACCGCCGCCTTGGCATTACCCGCTTCCTTCTGCGCAGCCCCGAACAGGACACCGACGCTGCGCTCATCGGGCGCGAACTCGTACCCGAATTGAAGGCACAGATGGCCGCGGCCAAGGCGGCGCTGGCATGA
- a CDS encoding nitrilase-related carbon-nitrogen hydrolase, producing the protein MSGIAPYIMALCRPATGSVFGADGMPLDGALDANIAIACDAIARAAGEHGARLVVFPQFAMTGYTPLGPEAWLGAAVTFPGPEMERLGEAARKAGVYAAVQIAEKHAAFPGRYFFSVAVLTPEGEIDLAYRKNYSLSLRTSPVDVYDRFVETFGHAAFLPVLDTPIGGLGVTIGAEPHWPEPIRAMALKGAEVILNPVAAMQGIDYLNRPGAELCRPVRAFENAVYFGMANIAQGELASQAWDYEGRPIGAAVSEEFHLSTIDIEALRRARSQPAGNLLAGMLPQIEEDRSALTLWPSNAFGDAPPAGFAAMIAVETQVRERLQALGRDHAPAPEPTS; encoded by the coding sequence ATGAGCGGCATCGCTCCCTACATCATGGCGCTGTGCCGTCCGGCGACGGGCAGTGTCTTTGGCGCGGACGGCATGCCGCTCGACGGCGCGCTCGACGCCAACATCGCCATCGCCTGCGACGCCATTGCGCGCGCGGCGGGCGAGCACGGCGCGCGCCTGGTCGTCTTTCCCCAGTTCGCGATGACCGGCTACACCCCGCTTGGCCCCGAGGCCTGGCTGGGCGCGGCGGTCACCTTTCCGGGACCGGAAATGGAGCGGCTGGGCGAGGCCGCGCGCAAGGCAGGCGTCTATGCCGCCGTGCAGATTGCCGAGAAGCACGCGGCCTTTCCGGGCCGCTACTTCTTCTCGGTTGCGGTGCTGACGCCCGAGGGCGAGATTGATCTGGCCTACCGCAAGAACTACTCGCTCTCGCTGCGCACCAGCCCGGTCGACGTCTACGACCGTTTCGTCGAGACCTTCGGGCACGCGGCGTTCCTCCCCGTCCTCGACACGCCGATTGGCGGGCTGGGCGTCACCATCGGGGCCGAGCCGCACTGGCCCGAACCGATCCGCGCCATGGCGCTGAAAGGTGCAGAAGTGATCCTCAATCCGGTCGCCGCGATGCAGGGGATCGACTACCTCAACCGTCCGGGCGCAGAGCTCTGCCGTCCGGTGCGCGCCTTCGAGAACGCAGTCTACTTTGGCATGGCAAACATTGCGCAAGGGGAGCTGGCCTCGCAGGCCTGGGATTATGAAGGACGTCCCATCGGCGCGGCCGTGAGCGAGGAATTCCACCTCTCGACCATCGACATCGAGGCCTTGCGCCGTGCGCGCAGCCAACCGGCGGGCAACCTTCTTGCCGGAATGCTGCCCCAGATCGAGGAGGACCGCAGCGCGCTCACGCTCTGGCCTTCCAACGCCTTTGGCGATGCGCCGCCTGCAGGCTTTGCGGCGATGATCGCGGTCGAAACGCAGGTGCGCGAGCGGTTGCAGGCGCTGGGCCGCGACCACGCCCCCGCGCCCGAGCCGACGTCCTAG
- a CDS encoding alpha/beta fold hydrolase — translation MSSNSPASPVRRGFVDVPFGQVHYREVQGTGRPLVLLHASPGSSRQLVPLIEQLASGRRVIAPDTAGFGDSSPHPLAAPDARDFAATTLAALDALGLEEFDLYGSHTGACIAAEIAIAQPGRVAHLVLDGVGLFEGAFLESLMANYAPAFTPDLDGAYLSRAFQFLRDQCSFWPWYNRTREGRREAGIMPAPALHAWLLELLKANETYPLGYHAAFTWPVRERLPMVPVPTLMMAASDDPLAANTAELAPTLSGARYESLPAASDPAFAARRKAVVESFLG, via the coding sequence ATGTCCTCGAATTCCCCCGCTTCGCCCGTGCGCCGTGGCTTCGTCGACGTGCCGTTCGGCCAGGTCCATTACCGCGAAGTGCAAGGCACGGGCCGCCCGCTCGTCCTCCTTCACGCCTCGCCGGGAAGTTCGCGCCAGCTGGTGCCCCTGATCGAGCAGCTGGCGAGCGGGCGCCGCGTAATCGCGCCGGACACCGCCGGGTTCGGAGACAGCTCGCCCCACCCGCTGGCGGCTCCCGATGCGCGCGATTTCGCCGCGACCACGCTGGCCGCGCTCGACGCGCTGGGGCTGGAGGAGTTCGACCTCTATGGCTCGCACACCGGGGCGTGCATCGCCGCCGAGATCGCCATCGCCCAGCCCGGGCGCGTCGCCCATCTCGTGCTGGACGGAGTGGGCCTGTTCGAAGGCGCGTTCCTCGAAAGCCTGATGGCCAACTACGCGCCCGCCTTCACGCCCGATCTGGACGGCGCGTACTTGTCGCGCGCGTTCCAGTTCCTGCGCGACCAGTGCAGCTTCTGGCCCTGGTACAACCGCACGCGCGAAGGGCGCCGCGAGGCCGGGATCATGCCCGCGCCCGCGCTCCACGCCTGGCTGCTGGAACTGCTGAAGGCGAACGAGACCTACCCGCTGGGCTACCACGCCGCCTTCACCTGGCCCGTGCGCGAGCGTCTGCCGATGGTGCCCGTGCCCACGCTGATGATGGCGGCCAGCGACGATCCGCTTGCCGCCAACACCGCCGAGCTGGCCCCCACCCTCTCCGGCGCACGCTATGAAAGCCTGCCTGCCGCCTCCGACCCCGCCTTTGCCGCAAGGCGCAAGGCGGTGGTCGAAAGCTTCCTTGGCTAG
- a CDS encoding CHAP domain-containing protein: MKFLTGALRRTFSPAPRKAGAKVVSGRLAQALSALLGTALALTALPASAHVLQCVPYAREQSGISIHGDARTWWKQAADTYARGGEPEVGAVMAMAPSHDMPLGHVAVVSKVVDTRHVLLNHANWSRPGMIERGVLAEDVSDAGDWSEVRIWFAPIGALGSRHNPVYGFIYPEAPHAEAAPALELASADTATRVGTATM, from the coding sequence ATGAAATTCCTGACGGGGGCACTGCGCCGCACATTCTCGCCGGCGCCGCGCAAGGCGGGTGCAAAAGTTGTCTCGGGCCGCCTCGCACAGGCCCTGTCCGCGCTGCTGGGAACCGCCCTTGCCCTGACCGCGCTTCCGGCCTCGGCCCACGTCCTGCAGTGCGTACCCTATGCCCGCGAGCAATCGGGCATTTCGATCCACGGCGATGCGCGCACCTGGTGGAAGCAGGCCGCAGACACCTACGCACGCGGCGGTGAGCCCGAAGTCGGCGCGGTCATGGCCATGGCCCCCTCGCACGACATGCCGTTGGGCCATGTCGCGGTGGTGTCCAAGGTCGTCGACACGCGCCATGTCCTTCTCAACCACGCCAACTGGTCGCGCCCGGGCATGATCGAGCGCGGGGTCCTCGCCGAAGACGTGTCGGACGCGGGCGACTGGAGCGAAGTGCGCATCTGGTTCGCCCCCATCGGCGCGCTCGGCTCGCGCCACAACCCGGTCTACGGTTTCATCTACCCCGAGGCTCCGCACGCCGAAGCCGCCCCGGCGCTCGAACTTGCCAGCGCCGACACGGCGACCAGGGTGGGCACCGCCACGATGTAA
- a CDS encoding alginate export family protein produces MIAFMAPLVLASGAASAAPAPQEQAQEQEPRQPVPIPAPLPIPQDKASADTTQLPQGAWAPIVTWDGRVLQEPDPAFHPINHEENYASFRDVRDANLWTKLKYIPIAPDVYGTLGGELRLRGELRPGERFGAGPQDDDGNFQIRARLWGDVHIGRQDSASLRAFVDIEHATTSGLESVEATIDEGRADFNQAFLEARVPIGSGEIKARVGRQEVGLGGYTVFDMREGANTRRSLDLVRVIGKAGRIDGGFMIGHPVTERKGSFDDATNTDYDLWGLNAGYGFGKGAHSGRVEAIYVATDALRGFDSVDPAARDERRTLSLRLAGIDGRWNYSLEGIRQWGTNGPRDIDAYYLTAQGSYSFKAPWKPQLGLRFDLGSGDKDPNDGKLGTYGPLFPRPLTYNGDLGPHNLTILQPSLGLAPAQGLSLNLSMAGLWRTSVHDAVYSLGGAVIRSGDSSDARYFATRYSVSGRYALNPFTTIGFYTNYSDLADAFKPGRDLFYGATYVTFRF; encoded by the coding sequence ATGATCGCATTCATGGCACCGCTGGTGCTTGCCAGTGGAGCTGCGTCGGCTGCGCCCGCGCCTCAGGAGCAGGCGCAAGAGCAGGAACCACGCCAGCCCGTTCCCATCCCCGCGCCGCTGCCGATCCCGCAGGACAAGGCGTCCGCCGATACCACCCAGCTGCCGCAGGGGGCGTGGGCCCCCATCGTCACCTGGGACGGACGCGTTCTGCAGGAGCCCGACCCGGCCTTCCACCCGATCAACCACGAGGAAAACTACGCCAGTTTCCGGGACGTGCGCGATGCGAACCTGTGGACCAAACTGAAGTACATCCCCATCGCGCCCGACGTCTACGGCACGCTGGGCGGCGAACTGCGCCTGCGCGGCGAACTGCGCCCGGGCGAGCGTTTCGGAGCGGGTCCCCAGGACGATGACGGCAATTTCCAGATCCGCGCGCGCCTCTGGGGCGATGTCCATATCGGGCGGCAGGACAGCGCCTCGCTGCGCGCCTTTGTCGATATCGAGCACGCCACCACCTCCGGCCTCGAGTCCGTCGAGGCGACCATCGACGAGGGCCGCGCCGACTTCAACCAGGCTTTCCTAGAAGCGCGCGTGCCGATCGGTTCGGGCGAGATCAAGGCCCGCGTCGGGCGTCAGGAAGTGGGCCTTGGCGGCTATACCGTGTTCGACATGCGCGAGGGCGCCAACACCCGCCGCTCGCTCGACCTGGTGCGCGTGATCGGCAAGGCGGGCCGCATCGACGGGGGCTTCATGATCGGCCACCCGGTGACCGAGCGCAAGGGCTCCTTCGATGATGCCACCAACACCGACTATGACCTGTGGGGTCTCAACGCGGGCTACGGCTTTGGCAAGGGCGCGCACTCGGGCCGCGTGGAAGCGATCTACGTCGCGACCGACGCGCTGCGCGGGTTCGACAGCGTGGACCCGGCTGCGCGCGACGAACGCCGCACGCTTTCGCTGCGCCTGGCCGGGATCGACGGCCGCTGGAACTACAGCCTCGAAGGCATCCGCCAGTGGGGCACCAACGGCCCGCGCGACATCGACGCGTACTATCTGACCGCGCAGGGCTCCTACTCGTTCAAGGCGCCGTGGAAGCCGCAGCTGGGCCTGCGCTTTGACCTCGGTTCGGGCGACAAGGACCCCAACGACGGGAAGCTGGGCACCTATGGCCCGCTGTTCCCGCGCCCGCTGACCTACAACGGCGACCTTGGCCCCCACAACCTCACCATCCTCCAGCCCTCGCTCGGCCTCGCCCCCGCCCAGGGGCTGTCGCTCAATCTCTCGATGGCCGGGCTCTGGCGCACCTCGGTGCACGATGCGGTCTATTCGCTGGGCGGCGCGGTGATCCGCAGCGGCGATTCGAGCGACGCGCGCTACTTCGCGACGCGCTATTCGGTCTCGGGCCGCTATGCCCTCAATCCGTTCACCACCATCGGTTTCTACACCAATTACAGTGACCTGGCCGACGCCTTCAAACCGGGGCGCGACCTCTTCTACGGCGCGACCTACGTGACCTTCCGCTTCTGA
- a CDS encoding benzoate/H(+) symporter BenE family transporter: MPLRHLTWLPTILAGIIATTISYAGPLVIVFQASAGLEQPLVASWVWAISIGSGVLGIVLSLRWKVPIVIAWSAPGSALLVTMLPQTDFATAIGAYIVANVAVFLVGISGAFDQLTRRLPPAITAAMLAGILFRFVIDMVGTLPEAPLTVVAMMGAFFAGRVVSPRYAVVAVLVVGVTLCALTGSLSGTIATPSLTLPVWTTPRFDLAAAANIAVPLAVVALTGQFLPGIAVLRTAGFEHPPARPLISASAITSVVLAPFGCHGLNLAALTAAICLGEEAHPEKEKRYVAGVAGGVTYLVFGAFASTVLALFALLPEFLIAALAGLALFPVVAGSLSAALKAEDGRDGALVTFAVSASGLTLFGLGAALWGLVFGIAVHLLQTFALHRRPPAPTAPRPSKDRTARQPG; this comes from the coding sequence ATGCCCCTTCGGCATCTTACCTGGCTGCCGACGATTCTCGCCGGGATCATCGCCACCACCATTTCCTACGCGGGACCGCTGGTCATCGTGTTCCAGGCCTCTGCAGGCCTGGAACAACCGCTGGTGGCCTCCTGGGTCTGGGCGATCTCGATCGGCAGCGGGGTGCTGGGCATCGTGCTCAGCCTGCGCTGGAAGGTGCCGATCGTCATCGCCTGGTCGGCGCCCGGCTCCGCTCTCCTGGTCACCATGCTGCCCCAGACCGACTTTGCGACCGCCATCGGCGCCTATATCGTCGCCAATGTCGCGGTCTTCCTGGTCGGCATCTCGGGCGCCTTCGACCAGCTTACCCGCCGCCTGCCCCCCGCGATCACTGCGGCCATGCTGGCGGGCATCCTGTTCCGTTTCGTGATCGACATGGTCGGCACCCTGCCCGAGGCCCCCCTGACGGTGGTGGCAATGATGGGCGCCTTCTTTGCCGGGCGCGTCGTCTCGCCGCGTTATGCCGTCGTGGCCGTGCTGGTGGTGGGCGTGACCCTGTGCGCGCTCACCGGTTCGCTTTCGGGCACCATTGCAACGCCCAGTCTCACCCTGCCGGTCTGGACGACGCCCCGTTTCGACCTTGCCGCAGCCGCCAACATCGCGGTGCCGCTGGCCGTGGTTGCGCTGACCGGCCAGTTCCTGCCCGGGATCGCGGTCCTGCGCACCGCCGGTTTCGAGCATCCCCCCGCGCGCCCGCTGATTTCGGCAAGCGCGATCACCTCGGTCGTGCTCGCGCCCTTCGGGTGCCACGGCCTCAACCTTGCCGCGCTCACCGCCGCGATCTGCCTGGGCGAAGAGGCGCATCCCGAAAAGGAAAAGCGCTACGTCGCCGGGGTCGCGGGCGGGGTGACCTACCTTGTCTTCGGCGCCTTCGCCTCGACCGTGCTCGCGCTCTTTGCGCTGCTGCCCGAATTCCTCATCGCCGCGCTGGCAGGCCTTGCCCTCTTCCCCGTTGTCGCCGGATCGCTGAGCGCGGCGCTGAAAGCCGAGGACGGGCGCGACGGCGCGCTCGTTACTTTCGCGGTTTCGGCCTCGGGGCTCACGCTGTTCGGTCTGGGCGCGGCGCTGTGGGGCCTCGTCTTCGGGATCGCGGTCCACCTGCTTCAGACCTTCGCCCTTCACCGCCGCCCCCCGGCACCCACCGCGCCCCGGCCTTCAAAAGACAGGACCGCGCGCCAACCCGGATAA
- a CDS encoding MFS transporter, translating into MDGYDVFIYGAVLPRLMDEWGLSPTEAGSLASWALFGMMGGALVFGPLGDRIGRKTCITLCFTLFSASTFLNGFVTTPLTFGLLRFAAGLGCGGLMPNAVALTNEYAPKRIRSTLVALMFSGYAVGGMVAAGLAIYLLPAFGWPSMFFAAAVPLVCLPLILKALPESIGFLIRKGEIETARAHLRQLAPEANLPADAPLEYHEAKGASTSVGELFRQGRALGTFAMWLSFFCCLLMVYGLSSWLPKLMVSAGYSLGSSLSFLLALSFGGMFGAISGGRLADRFGLPRVVMAYFALGSACLMLLGLNSPMPVLYLLIFIAGAGTTGTQILLYACVAEFYTLSVRSTGLGWASGMGRVGAIVGPMLGGILLSAQLPMGWNFVAFAVPGFISVAATALFTLSLRRQAAATVAATTASPAPNTPERALTA; encoded by the coding sequence GTGGATGGCTACGACGTCTTCATCTACGGCGCGGTCCTGCCGCGCCTGATGGACGAATGGGGCCTCAGCCCGACCGAGGCGGGCTCGCTCGCCAGCTGGGCGCTGTTCGGCATGATGGGCGGCGCGCTCGTCTTCGGGCCGCTCGGCGACCGCATCGGGCGCAAGACCTGCATCACCTTGTGCTTCACCCTGTTCAGCGCCTCCACCTTCCTCAACGGCTTCGTGACGACCCCGCTCACCTTCGGGCTGCTGCGTTTTGCCGCCGGCCTTGGCTGCGGCGGCCTCATGCCCAACGCGGTTGCGCTCACCAACGAATATGCCCCCAAGCGCATCCGCTCCACGCTCGTCGCGCTCATGTTCAGCGGCTATGCGGTGGGCGGCATGGTCGCGGCCGGGCTCGCCATCTACCTCCTGCCCGCCTTCGGCTGGCCCTCGATGTTCTTCGCTGCCGCGGTGCCGCTCGTCTGCCTGCCGCTGATCCTGAAGGCGCTGCCTGAATCCATCGGCTTCCTCATCCGCAAGGGCGAAATCGAGACCGCCCGCGCGCACCTGCGCCAGCTGGCGCCCGAGGCCAACCTGCCCGCCGACGCCCCGCTCGAATACCACGAGGCCAAGGGCGCTTCGACCTCGGTTGGCGAACTGTTCCGCCAGGGCCGCGCGCTGGGCACCTTCGCGATGTGGCTGTCGTTCTTCTGCTGCCTCCTCATGGTCTACGGGCTCAGCTCCTGGCTGCCCAAGCTCATGGTCAGCGCGGGCTATTCGCTGGGCTCCAGCCTCTCCTTCCTCCTCGCGCTCAGCTTCGGGGGCATGTTCGGGGCGATCTCGGGCGGACGCCTTGCCGACCGCTTCGGCCTGCCGCGCGTGGTCATGGCCTACTTCGCGCTCGGCTCGGCCTGCCTCATGCTTCTGGGCCTCAACAGCCCGATGCCCGTCCTCTACCTGCTGATCTTCATCGCGGGCGCAGGCACCACCGGCACGCAGATCCTGCTCTACGCCTGCGTCGCGGAGTTCTACACCCTCTCGGTCCGCTCGACGGGCCTGGGCTGGGCGTCGGGCATGGGCCGCGTGGGCGCCATTGTCGGGCCCATGCTGGGCGGCATTCTCCTCTCCGCGCAGCTGCCGATGGGCTGGAACTTCGTCGCCTTCGCCGTGCCGGGCTTCATCTCGGTGGCCGCAACCGCGCTCTTCACCCTGAGCCTGCGCCGCCAGGCGGCGGCAACGGTGGCCGCCACCACGGCCAGCCCCGCCCCTAATACCCCCGAACGCGCGCTCACTGCCTGA
- a CDS encoding IS6-like element IS6100 family transposase, producing the protein MTDFKWRHFQGDVILWAVRWYCRYPISYRDLEEMLAERGISVDHTTIYRWVQCYAPEMEKRLRWFWRRGFDPSWRLDETYVKVRGKWTYLYRAVDKRGDTIDFYLSPTRSAKAAKRFLDKALRGLKHWEKPATLNTDKAPSYGAAITELKREGKLDRETAHRQVKYLNNVIEADHGKLKILIKPVRGFKSIPTAYATIKGFEVMRALRKGQARPWCLQPGIRGEVRLVERAFGIGPSALTEAMGMLNHHFAAAA; encoded by the coding sequence ATGACGGATTTCAAGTGGCGCCATTTCCAGGGTGATGTGATCCTGTGGGCGGTGCGCTGGTATTGTCGCTATCCGATCAGCTATCGCGACCTTGAGGAAATGCTGGCGGAACGCGGCATTTCGGTCGACCATACGACGATCTATCGCTGGGTCCAGTGCTACGCCCCGGAGATGGAGAAGCGGCTGCGCTGGTTCTGGCGGCGTGGCTTTGATCCGAGCTGGCGCCTGGATGAAACCTACGTCAAGGTGCGGGGCAAGTGGACCTACCTGTACCGGGCAGTCGACAAGCGGGGCGACACGATCGATTTCTACCTGTCGCCGACCCGCAGCGCCAAGGCAGCGAAGCGGTTCCTGGACAAGGCCCTGCGAGGCCTGAAGCACTGGGAAAAGCCTGCCACGCTCAATACCGACAAAGCGCCGAGCTATGGTGCAGCGATCACCGAATTGAAGCGCGAAGGAAAGCTGGACCGGGAGACGGCCCACCGGCAGGTGAAGTATCTCAATAACGTGATCGAGGCCGATCACGGAAAGCTCAAGATACTGATCAAGCCGGTGCGCGGTTTCAAATCGATCCCCACGGCCTATGCCACGATCAAGGGATTCGAAGTCATGCGAGCCCTGCGCAAAGGACAGGCTCGCCCCTGGTGCCTGCAGCCCGGCATCAGGGGCGAGGTGCGCCTTGTGGAGAGAGCTTTTGGCATTGGGCCCTCGGCGCTGACGGAGGCCATGGGCATGCTCAACCACCATTTCGCAGCAGCCGCCTGA
- a CDS encoding maleate cis-trans isomerase family protein — protein MSIDTVPGRVNRDQLGFRRKFGVLGPSTNTSVQPDFDDLRVPGVTNHYSRIVVDNAKAVSNETFMAGAWEISDNTVDAVKGVLTCAPDYLVMGMSAVTFFGGAEGADTWRRNVEEISGLGVSTGADSVVAALKAYGPGIRKVAFFSPYFPTANAEVKNFLADHGYETVRDIALQCPSWLAIAEVEERRTIDTFKALDGDDVDALIQVGTNISGIRAAAAAELYLGKPVIAINTATYWHALRANGIQDRLMGFGRLMSEF, from the coding sequence ATGAGCATCGATACTGTACCCGGACGCGTGAACCGCGACCAGCTGGGCTTCCGCCGCAAGTTCGGCGTCCTGGGCCCTTCGACCAACACCAGCGTCCAGCCCGATTTCGACGACCTGCGCGTGCCCGGGGTCACCAACCACTACAGCCGCATCGTCGTCGACAACGCCAAGGCGGTCTCCAACGAGACCTTCATGGCGGGCGCCTGGGAGATCAGCGATAACACCGTGGACGCGGTCAAGGGCGTGCTCACCTGCGCACCCGACTACCTCGTCATGGGCATGTCGGCGGTGACCTTCTTCGGCGGCGCGGAAGGGGCCGACACGTGGCGCCGCAACGTCGAGGAGATTTCGGGGCTGGGCGTTTCGACCGGCGCGGATTCGGTCGTCGCCGCGCTCAAGGCCTATGGGCCGGGGATCAGGAAGGTCGCGTTCTTCTCGCCCTACTTCCCGACCGCCAATGCCGAAGTGAAGAACTTCCTGGCCGACCACGGCTACGAGACGGTGCGCGACATCGCGCTGCAGTGCCCGTCCTGGCTCGCCATCGCCGAAGTCGAGGAGCGCCGCACCATCGACACCTTCAAGGCGCTCGACGGCGATGACGTGGACGCGCTGATCCAGGTGGGCACCAACATCTCGGGCATCCGCGCGGCGGCGGCGGCCGAGCTGTACCTGGGCAAGCCGGTCATCGCGATCAACACCGCAACCTACTGGCACGCGCTGCGCGCCAATGGCATCCAGGACCGCCTGATGGGCTTTGGCCGCCTGATGAGCGAATTCTGA